GGCGCCGCGCTCAAGCGGCGTGCCGGTTTCAAGCGCCTCGACATCGGTGCGGAAACGATCCATGGCGCGGACCATGAGGGCGGTCAGCAGCTCTTCGCGGGTGCCGGCCAGATTGTAGACCGTGGGTGTGGAGACCCCGGCCTCCTCGGCGATGGCTTCGGCGGTGACCACGCTTTCGCCGTGGCGGTCGATGAGCTTCTCGGCGGCAGCCAGAATGCGGTCAAGCCGCTGGGCCTTCTGCTGGGCGCGGAGGCCTGTGTCGGTAGGGGGTTGCGAAAGTGCGCGGGGCATGGTTGACTTATAGCGTGATAAAAACTTTTATAGCAATAAAAGTAAGGCCGATGCCGCCGGGGTCGGCCCCACGAGGATGACCAGGAGACAGTGATGGAATTCATTCGGACACCGGACGCGCAGTTTGACGCCCTGGAGGATTGGCCCTACGCGCCGCATTACCTCGAATGGGAGGGGCTGCGGGTGCACCATGTGGATGAAGGGCCGAAAGACGCGCCGGTGGCTTTGTTGCTGCACGGGGAGCCGACCTGGGCCTATCTGTCGCGCAAGATGATCCCGCCGCTCCTGGATCTCGGCTTCCGGGTGATTGCACCGGACCTTGCGGGGTTCGGGCGCTCGGACAAGCCGGTGGATGACAACTGGTATGTGATCGAGCGGCATTGCGAGCGGCTGCGGCATCTGATCGAGACGCTGGACCTCACGGACATCACGCTGTTTGTGCAGGACTGGGGCGGGCCGACGGGGCTGCGGCAGGCGGTGGATATGCCGGAGCGATTCTCGCGGCTGGTGATCATGAATACCTGGCTGCACCATGCGGGCTATGAATACTCAGATGGCATCAAGTTCTGGCGCGACAGCGCGTGCAACCCGCTGTGGCTTGCGGCGATGGAGGGTTTTTTCCCATCAGGTGCCATCGTGGCCTTGTCCATGCAGCGACCGGATGCGGACCGGGCAGCCATCAAGACGGCGTATGAGGCGCCGTTCCTTGAGGGCGGGGCCAGCAGGGCGGGGACACGGCGGTTTCCCTGGTGCATTCCGAACTGGGAATATGAGGCGGGGAACGGTCCGGACCAGGAGCGTCTGTTTGAGGCACTGAAGACGCCTGGCAAGCCAGTGCATGTCATCTTCGGTGACAGTGACGGGGTGTTTACGGCGGATTGGGGCAAGCAATGGGCCGGGATGATCGAGGGGGCGACCTTCGACACCGTTCCGCAGGCCGGGCATTTCGTGCAGGAAGAAGCGGGCGATGAAGTGATTGAGATCTTCGCGCGGCGGGCGGGGCTGAAAGGCTAAGAGAGCAAGATCCGCGTGCTCTAATAGTTATTCTCAGTCGCCAAGATAGTCCTTCGTCTGCTGCGGCAATTCCACTAGGTTCCGACTTAGTGGATGCGCCGAGTCACCGGTGCGAATGGCAGCGAGCAGGAGGGCCAGCGGCATGAAGGGCGAGAAGGTCATCATTGAT
The sequence above is drawn from the Pyruvatibacter mobilis genome and encodes:
- a CDS encoding alpha/beta fold hydrolase, which gives rise to MEFIRTPDAQFDALEDWPYAPHYLEWEGLRVHHVDEGPKDAPVALLLHGEPTWAYLSRKMIPPLLDLGFRVIAPDLAGFGRSDKPVDDNWYVIERHCERLRHLIETLDLTDITLFVQDWGGPTGLRQAVDMPERFSRLVIMNTWLHHAGYEYSDGIKFWRDSACNPLWLAAMEGFFPSGAIVALSMQRPDADRAAIKTAYEAPFLEGGASRAGTRRFPWCIPNWEYEAGNGPDQERLFEALKTPGKPVHVIFGDSDGVFTADWGKQWAGMIEGATFDTVPQAGHFVQEEAGDEVIEIFARRAGLKG